One window of the Fusobacterium sp. IOR10 genome contains the following:
- a CDS encoding cobyric acid synthase — MHKKIMLQGTGSSVGKTILTAGLCRIFAEDGYKVSPFKSQNMALNSYVDVDGFEMSRAQVVQAEAANTTPKAFMNPILLKPTGEDDCSQVILEGKAFKNMNAAEYYKNYKRFREIAIQNYFKIQSNYDIGVLEGAGSPAEINLRSMDIANMGIASAVNAPVVLIADVERGGVFASIYGTIMLLRKSDRKKIKGYIINKFRGDLSLLEKGIKMLDDVLQKENISVPCLGVIPYFDIHIEDEDSYIFNAKEKKEVKDINIAVIQFGKLSNSTDFNSFLMYDDVNLVYVDRAEDLNENFDMIILPGSKNAIYDYSIIKERHITKKILSLAKEGKVIVGIHGGFQMLGKTIKDLSQVESSYLKIEGLGFFNMKTKMETEKYTKQISRTLANCTGILEGFDGLKVSGYELHQGITTGDNSCSVVPEKDFSILCKDNIIGTYIHGIFDSAKFTRKLLNKIRAKKGLEPIYDYMSLESFKEKEYRRLAKVMRSHLDMKAIYKILK, encoded by the coding sequence ATGCATAAAAAAATAATGTTACAAGGAACTGGATCTTCAGTTGGAAAAACTATACTTACTGCTGGATTATGCAGGATATTTGCTGAAGACGGTTACAAAGTTTCTCCCTTTAAATCTCAAAATATGGCCTTAAATTCATATGTTGATGTTGATGGATTTGAAATGAGTCGAGCTCAGGTTGTTCAAGCTGAGGCAGCTAATACAACACCTAAGGCTTTTATGAATCCCATTCTTTTGAAACCAACAGGGGAAGATGATTGTTCTCAAGTTATTTTAGAAGGAAAAGCATTTAAAAATATGAATGCTGCTGAATATTATAAAAATTATAAGAGATTTAGAGAAATCGCTATACAAAATTATTTTAAAATACAATCTAACTATGACATTGGAGTTTTGGAAGGAGCTGGAAGCCCAGCTGAAATAAATTTAAGATCAATGGACATAGCAAATATGGGAATTGCCTCTGCTGTAAATGCCCCTGTTGTTCTAATTGCTGATGTTGAAAGAGGAGGAGTTTTTGCTTCAATTTATGGAACTATAATGCTTCTTAGAAAATCTGATAGAAAAAAAATTAAAGGTTATATTATCAATAAGTTTAGAGGAGACCTTTCTCTTTTGGAAAAGGGTATCAAAATGTTAGATGATGTTTTGCAAAAAGAAAATATCTCTGTTCCATGTTTAGGAGTTATACCTTATTTTGATATTCATATTGAAGATGAGGATAGTTATATATTCAATGCTAAAGAAAAGAAAGAAGTTAAAGATATCAATATAGCTGTTATACAATTTGGAAAATTATCAAACTCAACTGATTTTAATTCTTTTTTAATGTATGATGATGTTAACTTAGTTTACGTGGATAGAGCTGAGGACTTAAATGAAAATTTTGATATGATCATACTACCTGGAAGTAAAAATGCTATTTATGACTACAGTATAATTAAAGAAAGACATATAACTAAAAAAATCTTATCCCTTGCAAAGGAAGGAAAGGTTATTGTTGGTATACATGGTGGTTTTCAAATGTTAGGTAAAACAATTAAAGACTTATCTCAAGTTGAAAGTAGTTATTTAAAAATTGAAGGTCTTGGATTTTTCAACATGAAAACTAAGATGGAAACTGAAAAATATACTAAACAAATTTCTAGAACTTTAGCTAACTGTACTGGTATACTAGAAGGTTTTGATGGGTTAAAAGTTAGTGGATATGAATTACACCAAGGTATTACAACTGGAGATAATTCCTGTTCAGTAGTTCCTGAAAAAGATTTCAGTATCCTTTGTAAAGATAATATTATTGGAACTTATATTCATGGTATTTTTGATTCTGCTAAATTCACAAGAAAATTATTAAATAAAATAAGAGCAAAAAAAGGACTAGAACCTATTTATGATTATATGAGTTTAGAATCCTTTAAAGAAAAGGAATACAGAAGACTTGCAAAGGTAATGAGAAGTCACTTGGATATGAAGGCTATATACAAAATTTTAAAATAG
- the ptsP gene encoding phosphoenolpyruvate--protein phosphotransferase — MSKLIHGIPASPGISIGKVFLYLENELVINTNSIEDIEAEKTKLLKGRDASKEQLISIRERTAKKLGEDKATIFDGHITLLEDEDLFDEVVELIENDHISAENALNQGISGYCEMLSNLEDPYLRERAADLKDIGKRWLFNVTGTEIVDLSILPKNSIVITKELTPSDTAQLDLNNVIAFVTEIGGKTAHSSIMARSLELPAVVGTGSICTDCKGGTPIIVDGLEGTVIVNPTEKEIEKYTAKQKEFLEEKEILKKLKDKDAVSKDGIKVGAWANIGSPKDVAGLLKNGAQGIGLYRTEFLFMNNDSFPTEEEQFQAYKEVAAALEGKPVTIRTMDIGGDKNLSYMELPKEDNPFLGWRALRISLDRPEILKTQFRALLRASAFGYIKIMLPMIISLTEVRKSRAILEECKEELRKEGIKFDEKIQLGIMVETPAVCLRAAHFAKECDFFSIGTNDLTQYTLAVDRGNEKISALYNSYNPAVLQAIKYAIDGAHSGNISISMCGEFAGDENATAILFGMGLDSFSMSAISVPRIKKNIMALDKKSCEELVERVLAMSTSEEILEEIKKFNNLHYTK, encoded by the coding sequence ATGAGTAAACTTATACACGGGATTCCAGCTTCTCCTGGAATTTCAATAGGAAAAGTATTTTTGTATCTTGAAAATGAGTTAGTTATCAATACTAATTCAATTGAGGATATTGAAGCTGAAAAAACAAAGTTATTAAAAGGAAGAGATGCTTCTAAAGAACAATTAATTTCAATAAGAGAAAGAACTGCTAAAAAATTAGGTGAAGATAAGGCAACTATATTTGATGGACATATAACATTATTAGAAGATGAAGATCTTTTTGATGAGGTTGTAGAATTAATTGAAAATGATCACATATCTGCTGAGAATGCTTTAAATCAAGGTATTTCAGGTTACTGTGAAATGTTAAGTAATTTGGAAGATCCATACCTAAGAGAAAGAGCTGCTGACTTAAAAGACATTGGGAAAAGATGGTTATTTAATGTTACAGGAACTGAAATAGTTGATCTATCAATTTTGCCAAAAAATTCCATTGTAATAACTAAGGAACTTACACCTTCTGATACTGCTCAACTTGATTTGAATAATGTTATTGCTTTCGTAACAGAAATTGGAGGAAAAACAGCTCACTCTTCTATAATGGCTAGATCTTTAGAACTTCCTGCTGTTGTTGGAACTGGTTCTATTTGCACAGATTGCAAAGGAGGTACTCCTATTATTGTAGATGGTTTAGAAGGAACTGTTATTGTTAATCCAACTGAAAAAGAAATTGAAAAATACACTGCAAAACAAAAAGAGTTTTTAGAGGAAAAAGAAATTCTAAAAAAATTAAAGGATAAGGATGCTGTATCTAAAGATGGAATTAAAGTTGGAGCTTGGGCTAATATAGGTTCTCCTAAAGATGTGGCTGGATTACTTAAAAATGGTGCTCAAGGAATTGGACTTTATAGAACTGAATTTTTATTTATGAATAATGATTCCTTTCCAACTGAAGAAGAACAATTTCAAGCCTATAAAGAGGTTGCTGCTGCTCTAGAAGGAAAACCAGTAACAATTAGAACTATGGATATTGGAGGAGATAAAAATCTTTCTTACATGGAACTTCCTAAAGAAGATAATCCTTTCCTTGGTTGGAGAGCTTTAAGAATTTCCCTTGATAGACCTGAAATTTTAAAAACTCAATTTAGAGCTCTATTAAGAGCATCTGCCTTTGGATATATTAAAATAATGCTTCCTATGATTATTTCACTTACTGAAGTTAGAAAATCTAGAGCTATTCTAGAAGAATGTAAGGAAGAGTTAAGAAAAGAAGGAATAAAATTTGATGAAAAAATTCAACTTGGTATTATGGTAGAAACTCCTGCTGTTTGTCTTAGAGCTGCTCATTTTGCAAAAGAATGTGATTTCTTCTCAATTGGTACTAATGATTTAACTCAATATACACTTGCTGTGGACAGGGGAAATGAAAAAATATCTGCTCTTTATAATTCATATAATCCTGCTGTTTTACAAGCAATTAAATATGCCATTGATGGAGCACATTCTGGAAATATAAGTATTTCCATGTGTGGAGAATTTGCAGGGGACGAAAATGCCACTGCTATATTATTTGGTATGGGACTAGATTCTTTTTCAATGTCTGCTATTTCTGTTCCTAGAATCAAAAAAAATATAATGGCACTTGATAAAAAATCTTGTGAAGAATTAGTTGAGAGAGTTCTTGCTATGTCAACTTCTGAAGAAATTTTAGAAGAAATTAAAAAGTTTAACAATCTCCACTACACAAAATAA
- a CDS encoding HPr family phosphocarrier protein, with product MAYSKTVEITNETGLHTRPGNEFVSLAKTFDSTIEVENEAGKKVKGTSLLKLLSLGIKKGTKVVVYADGADEQEAVTKLTELLANLKD from the coding sequence ATGGCATATAGTAAAACTGTTGAAATTACAAACGAAACTGGTCTTCACACTAGACCTGGAAACGAATTTGTTAGCTTGGCTAAAACTTTTGATTCAACTATAGAAGTTGAAAATGAAGCTGGGAAAAAAGTTAAAGGAACTTCTTTATTAAAGCTTCTTTCTCTAGGTATAAAAAAGGGAACTAAAGTAGTTGTTTATGCTGATGGTGCAGATGAACAAGAGGCTGTTACTAAATTAACTGAACTTCTTGCTAATTTAAAAGACTAA
- the typA gene encoding translational GTPase TypA, whose protein sequence is MKIKNIAIIAHVDHGKTTIVDGMLKQAGVFGSHELEKVNERVMDSNDIERERGITIFSKNASLKYKDYKINIVDTPGHADFGGEVQRIMKMVDSVILLVDAFEGPMPQTKYVLKKALEQGHRPIVVVNKIDKPNARPEEVLYMVYDLFIELNANDYQLEFPVLYASGKAGFAKKEIEDPDVDMQPLFETILEKVNDPDGDPEAPFQFLITNIEYDNYVGRLAVGRIHNGTVKKNQDIILIKRDGTQVKGKVSVIYGYEGLKKVEIDHAVAGEIISIAGMSDLDIGETMADVANPVALPLIDIDEPTLSMTFMVNTSPFAGKDGKYITSRNIWDRLQKELQNNVSIRVEATESPDSFTVKGRGELQLSILLENMRRENYEIQVSKPKVIFKTINGKKYEPIELAIIDIDEAFTGVVIEKLGSRKGELISMVPGQDGYTRLEFKIPARGIIGYRNEFLTDTKGSGIMNHSFYDFEPFKGPINERKKGVLIASESGTSVAYGLNAIQERGVLFINPVTDIYAGMVIGEHSKESDLVVNACKTKKLTNTRSAGNDDAIKLAPPRILSLEQALDYITDDEFVEVTPHFIRIRKRFLTIKDRRVNFKK, encoded by the coding sequence ATGAAAATTAAGAACATTGCAATTATTGCCCATGTCGATCATGGTAAAACTACTATTGTTGATGGTATGTTGAAACAAGCTGGGGTTTTTGGAAGTCATGAGCTTGAAAAAGTTAACGAAAGAGTTATGGATTCTAACGACATTGAACGTGAAAGAGGAATCACAATTTTTTCTAAAAATGCATCACTAAAGTATAAAGACTATAAAATAAATATAGTTGATACTCCTGGCCATGCAGATTTCGGTGGGGAAGTACAAAGAATTATGAAAATGGTTGATTCAGTTATTTTACTAGTTGACGCATTTGAAGGACCTATGCCTCAAACTAAATATGTTTTGAAAAAAGCTTTAGAACAAGGTCATAGACCAATTGTTGTAGTTAATAAAATAGATAAACCTAATGCTAGACCTGAAGAAGTTTTATACATGGTTTATGATTTATTTATTGAATTAAATGCCAATGATTATCAACTTGAATTCCCAGTTCTTTATGCTTCTGGAAAAGCTGGATTTGCTAAAAAAGAAATAGAAGATCCTGATGTGGATATGCAACCTTTATTTGAAACTATTTTAGAAAAAGTTAACGATCCTGATGGAGATCCTGAAGCTCCTTTCCAATTTTTAATTACTAATATTGAATATGACAATTATGTTGGTAGATTAGCTGTAGGTAGAATTCATAATGGTACAGTTAAAAAAAATCAAGATATTATTCTTATAAAAAGAGACGGTACTCAAGTTAAAGGTAAAGTTTCTGTAATTTATGGTTATGAAGGTCTTAAAAAAGTTGAAATTGATCATGCTGTAGCTGGAGAAATTATCTCTATTGCTGGTATGTCTGATCTTGATATTGGAGAAACTATGGCAGATGTTGCAAATCCAGTTGCTTTACCACTTATAGATATTGATGAACCTACTCTTTCTATGACATTTATGGTAAATACATCCCCTTTTGCTGGAAAAGATGGTAAATATATCACTTCTAGAAACATTTGGGATAGACTTCAAAAAGAATTACAAAATAATGTAAGTATTAGAGTTGAAGCTACTGAATCTCCAGACTCATTTACAGTAAAAGGTAGAGGAGAACTTCAATTATCTATTCTTTTAGAAAATATGAGAAGAGAAAATTATGAAATTCAAGTTTCTAAACCAAAAGTTATATTTAAAACTATTAATGGCAAAAAATATGAACCTATTGAACTAGCTATTATTGATATTGATGAAGCTTTCACAGGTGTTGTTATTGAAAAATTAGGTTCAAGAAAAGGTGAACTTATTAGTATGGTTCCAGGACAAGACGGATACACTCGTTTAGAATTTAAAATTCCTGCAAGAGGAATTATTGGATATAGAAATGAATTCTTAACTGATACTAAAGGATCTGGAATAATGAATCACTCTTTCTATGATTTTGAACCATTTAAAGGTCCAATTAATGAAAGAAAAAAAGGTGTTTTAATAGCAAGTGAAAGTGGAACTTCTGTAGCTTATGGATTAAATGCCATTCAAGAAAGAGGAGTATTATTTATTAATCCTGTAACTGACATTTATGCTGGAATGGTTATTGGAGAACATAGTAAAGAAAGTGATTTAGTTGTTAATGCATGTAAAACTAAAAAACTAACTAATACTAGATCTGCTGGAAATGATGATGCTATTAAATTAGCTCCACCTAGAATTTTAAGTTTAGAACAAGCCTTAGATTATATTACTGATGATGAATTTGTTGAAGTTACTCCTCATTTTATTAGAATAAGAAAAAGATTCTTAACTATTAAAGATAGAAGAGTTAATTTTAAAAAATAA
- the truB gene encoding tRNA pseudouridine(55) synthase TruB produces the protein MNGIININKPQGITSFDVIRKLRKILSIRKIGHTGTLDPLATGVLIVCVGKATKLVQDIEKKEKEYIAEFDLGYKTDTYDIQGKTLDKVDNFSITKEELETVLKNYVGDIKQVPPMYSAIKINGQKLYELARRGETIERAARDISIFSLELLEFNGKKVKIKCVVSKGTYIRSLIYDIGEDLKTFATMTSLIRTKVGNENIDKSFTLETIESLKEKEDFSFLYDIETYFNYPNFSISGDKNKKLFLNGNTLITPDLKDGLYRVYDSETNIFLGLANVISERLKAYKYY, from the coding sequence TTGAATGGAATAATAAATATCAATAAACCTCAAGGAATTACTTCCTTTGATGTTATTAGGAAGCTTCGTAAAATATTATCTATTAGAAAGATAGGACATACTGGTACATTAGATCCCCTTGCAACTGGAGTTTTAATAGTATGTGTTGGAAAAGCTACTAAATTAGTACAAGATATTGAAAAGAAAGAAAAAGAATATATAGCTGAATTCGATTTAGGTTATAAAACCGATACTTACGATATTCAAGGAAAAACTTTAGATAAAGTTGATAATTTTTCCATTACAAAGGAAGAGTTAGAAACTGTTTTAAAAAATTATGTTGGGGATATTAAGCAGGTTCCTCCAATGTATTCTGCTATTAAAATTAATGGTCAAAAACTTTATGAGTTAGCTCGTAGAGGAGAAACTATTGAAAGAGCAGCTAGGGATATATCTATATTCTCTCTAGAATTACTAGAATTTAATGGAAAAAAAGTAAAAATAAAATGTGTTGTTTCAAAGGGAACATATATTCGTTCTCTTATTTATGATATAGGTGAAGATTTAAAAACATTTGCAACTATGACTTCTTTAATTAGAACAAAGGTTGGAAATGAAAATATTGATAAAAGTTTCACTTTGGAAACTATTGAATCTTTAAAAGAAAAAGAAGATTTTTCTTTTCTCTATGATATTGAGACATATTTTAACTATCCAAATTTCTCAATTTCAGGAGACAAAAACAAAAAATTATTTTTAAATGGAAATACTCTTATTACACCTGATTTAAAAGATGGACTATATAGAGTATATGATTCTGAAACAAACATTTTTTTAGGACTTGCAAATGTAATTTCAGAGAGATTAAAAGCGTATAAATATTATTAA
- a CDS encoding putative glycoside hydrolase — MKKNFRIIYIISLLLLFSTCIFGKQYYLYTNRSNVNIVSSLNEKKSIGRITSKTRVEVLGDKKIEIQKNKKIKKDNKEVIVKTVTTELWTKVKYTHNLKTKIGWVRTKYLTPNYTNLLHQNWKDIEYKDFPKKESYKNNKKIDVKGIYVSFNSFSSTKKMDSLIKLANESEINAFIIDVKNDYGYLSWKMDESLLEYNPYALNRYYVKNIEKVMRKLKDNNIYTIARIVSFKDPSYGKAHPEKIIRKRKDNTPYTNNDKIVWISPYDENLWKYNVAVAKEAAKVGFNEIQFDYVRFPASNGGKLDKTVIYPNQKNEGKPVTIQRYLKYAKSELSPLGIYLSADIYGQIGTFKDDMGLGQYWEAMSGYTDSLSPMMYPSHYARHSYGVPTPDADPYKIIYHCALDSINRNNNIDNPASIRPWIQDFTARWVKGYIPYGHKEVQLQIDALKDLGIHEYILWNPANRYHPPKTKH, encoded by the coding sequence TTGAAAAAAAATTTTAGAATTATATACATAATATCTTTACTACTTTTATTTTCCACATGTATTTTTGGAAAACAATATTACTTATACACTAACCGTTCTAATGTTAATATAGTTAGTTCACTAAATGAAAAAAAATCAATTGGAAGAATAACATCTAAAACTCGAGTTGAAGTTTTAGGAGATAAGAAAATTGAAATTCAAAAAAATAAAAAAATTAAAAAAGATAATAAAGAAGTTATTGTAAAAACCGTAACTACAGAATTATGGACTAAGGTTAAATACACACATAATTTAAAAACTAAAATTGGATGGGTTAGAACAAAATATTTAACTCCTAATTATACTAACCTTCTTCACCAAAATTGGAAAGATATTGAATATAAAGATTTTCCAAAAAAGGAAAGTTATAAAAATAATAAAAAAATAGATGTTAAAGGAATCTATGTTAGTTTTAATTCCTTTTCTTCTACTAAGAAGATGGACTCTTTAATTAAGTTGGCAAATGAAAGTGAAATTAATGCTTTTATTATTGATGTTAAAAATGATTATGGATATCTTTCTTGGAAAATGGATGAATCCCTTTTGGAATATAATCCCTATGCACTTAATCGTTATTATGTTAAAAACATTGAAAAAGTTATGAGAAAATTAAAGGATAATAATATTTATACAATTGCTAGAATTGTATCATTTAAAGATCCTTCCTACGGAAAAGCTCATCCTGAAAAAATCATTAGAAAAAGAAAGGACAACACTCCCTACACTAATAATGATAAAATAGTATGGATATCCCCATATGATGAGAATCTTTGGAAATATAATGTTGCTGTTGCTAAGGAAGCTGCAAAGGTTGGATTTAATGAAATCCAATTTGATTATGTTAGATTTCCAGCATCAAATGGTGGAAAGCTTGATAAAACAGTTATCTATCCTAATCAAAAAAATGAAGGAAAACCTGTTACTATACAAAGATATCTTAAATATGCTAAATCAGAACTTTCTCCCCTTGGGATCTATTTAAGTGCTGATATTTATGGACAAATTGGAACATTTAAAGATGATATGGGTCTTGGGCAATATTGGGAAGCAATGAGTGGGTACACTGATAGTCTTTCTCCTATGATGTATCCTAGCCATTATGCTAGACATTCTTATGGGGTTCCAACTCCAGATGCTGATCCATATAAAATAATTTATCACTGTGCTCTAGATTCTATTAATAGAAATAATAATATTGATAATCCTGCTTCCATAAGACCTTGGATTCAAGATTTTACTGCAAGATGGGTTAAGGGTTACATTCCCTATGGGCATAAAGAAGTTCAATTGCAAATTGATGCACTTAAGGATTTAGGTATCCATGAATATATTTTATGGAATCCTGCCAATAGATATCATCCACCTAAAACAAAACATTAA